The Achromobacter deleyi region GGCACGGAACCTGGAACGGGCACGCAGCCTGGCGGCGTAAGCTTCACCGCTTTCGCCGGCTCGGCCAACCAGCGCGCCGTCGCGGCTGCCGCGCAGCGCCTGCCCCAAACCAGCGAAGTATGGCGCGCGCTCGCGCTTTCGACCGACGTGGACGACTACCGGCAAGCGCTGGACGCCTTGTCGGGCGACATGTACGCCAGCGTCAACTCGGCCCTGCTGAGCACGGGCTCGACCGCCATGCGACGCGGCCTGGACGGCATGCGCGGCAATCTTTCGGCCCTCATGCTGCCGGGCGCGGCCACCGCCGCGGCAGGGGCAAGCGATGCACCTCCCTCCGCCAGCGTCTTGCCAAGGTCGGCCGCGCAGCCTGTCTGGGCAGAGGTCGAGGGCGACTGGCGTCGCCTGGGCAGCGATGGCAACGCGCCCGCCCTCACACAGCAAACCACGACGCTGACCCTCGGCGGCGACATGAACGTGGGCAGCGGCTGGCGCCTGGGCACGGCCTTCGGCTACGCCGACAGCAAGCTCAAGGCGGACAGCCGCGCCGCGACTGCCGACACGCAGAGCTATACCGCCGCGCTGTATGGCGGCAAGGCTTTCGAAATGGGCTCGGGTGCGCTGAACGTACTGGCCGGCACCGCGTACTCGTGGCATGACATCGCCACGCGGCGCCAGATCGGCTACGGCAGCCTGGCGCAGACCCTAACGGCCGATTACAACGCCTCGACCACCCAATTGTTCGCCGAGGTGGGCTATGCCCTGCCGCTCACGCCGCACGTCACGCTCGAACCCTTCGCGGGGCTGTCGTGGAGCAACCTGCGCACGCGCGGCTTCTCGGAATCGGGCGGATCGGCAGCACTGTCGGCTCAACGCCAGAGCCAGACCTTGACCTCCTCGCTGGCAGGCCTGCGGGCAGGCTGGCAGGTGCCGGACTCGGCCATCGCGCTGCGCGGCATGCTGGGCTGGCGGCATGCCTACGGCAGCGTCCGGCCCAGCACCTCGCTCGCCTTCGACAGCGGCGACAGCTTCTCGGTGACCGGCACGCCGATTGCGCGCGATGCCGCGCGCGTGGAGTTCGGCGCCGATGTGGCCACCATTCGCAACCTCACGATCGGCCTGGGCTATGCCGGCGAATTCGGCGGCGGCAACCGCCAGCACGCCGGCACGGTGGACATGCGCTGGCGTTTCTGAGCCGGTATGGGAACTGGGGGCTGCGGGTCGAAGGAACCCTGACCACTGATCCGGACCGCAGCCGGCCACCATTCATTCACCGTTGCTGCGAGCACATGGTGGCCCGGTGCCTGGCGATGTAGGCCTGGGCCTGCTTCCACATCCAGTTGTGCGCATCGACCGGCACTGTCGCGACCTCGTCGGAAGCGAGGTCGCCAAAGTAGTAGGCAATCTTCCGACCCAACAATTCCTCGGCGCTCAGCGTGTGCAGGTCCTTCTCCTCGACCCGGCCTCTGCGCTGATAGGCAGTCAATGCCCGCATCCCCTGGCCGAATCTCTGATTGAACGGATCCTCGGCCATCGAGCGGAACCACGCTTGCGGCACAACCGACCAGTAAGCCTTCAAGACTTGATTGGCCGACTTGTCCAGCCAATATGCCACCTCGTACCACTGCTCGATCTGGCCTGGATCCAACGGAATCTCCGTACCCAGAGACTCGAACAGTGCCGCCTGGGCCGGATCGACATGGGCAATGGCCTTGACGATAGGATCGAGCTGGCCGGCCTGAACCAGCGCCGCCTTGAGCGCCATCAGCGCGGCCACGTTCTGCTGGCCGCTGGATACATCCACGGCGTGCTCCAGGTATTGAACCAGGTTCGCGCCCACATCCCGGGCGTTGCGCAGCGGCAAGGTGTCGTCGGCCGTCAGCCAGCGCAGGGAGCGTTGATACTCGGCCTCCGTCAATTGGTCGATGGCCCACAGCGCGGCAGTATTGGTCATCGCACTTGCAGGCCCCGGACTCTGCAGATAGCGCCGGTAAGCCCCGCCGACCGTCTCGACGTAAGCGCGATAGGCGGGGTCGAGCAGCCGTTCACCCCCGGGCTTGGCGCAGCGCGCGAACAGGACGGCGCGCTGCAACTGCGGTTCAATGTGAATCAAGACGACGTAGCGCTCGTGCCAGGCCGTGTGGGCCGGGCTCGGATTCTGCTGCGCGTCCAGGAACTTCTGCTGGCGCGGCGTGATCGTCGGCGTCGCCGCTTGCGCGAGCAACGGCCAGGCTAGCGCAAGCACAGCGGCCCCGAACCACTTCCTGCTTTTATCCGTCATCATTTCATCGTGTTGTCTGTCAGATCGATGGTCCGATTCTAGGTCTGGCGCGCGCGAGTCAATTCGTCGAAAAGCGGCTTTCCAGCTGGGGGTCGAGACTACAATTTCCATGTCCGCTTTCAAGCTGACGCTCACAGTCCCCGCAGCCGTTGCGCAAACCACGAAGCCACCTTTAGACGTAGAAGACCATGCAACCGAACACACTGGAAAAGCAGCTGAGCTTTCTAAGGGAAATCGACCGGCTGAAAAGCGTCGTACGGCAATCGCCGCTGCTTGATAAAAGCCGGAAGGAAAATTCCGCCGAGCATTCCTGGCACCTGGCGATGTACGCCCTGATACTGAACGAGTACGCCTGCGGCTCCGTGAATACGGATCGGGTCATACGGATGCTCTTGCTGCATGACGTGGTCGAGATAGATGTCGGGGACTTTCCGATCCACGGCGGGTCGTCGAGCCAATTGCAGGCCGAACAGGAATCCCGAGCAGCGGCGCGCTTGTTTGGCTTGCTGCCGCCGCAACAAGGCAACGAATTTCTAAGCCTGTGGCAAGAATTCGAGCGCGCCGAGACAGAAGACGCGAAGTTCGCCAAAGCGCTCGATCGCTTTCAGCCGCTTCTCATCAATATATTCACCGGCGGAGGAACCTGGGCGGAGAACGGCGTTTCGCTTGAGCAGGTCCTTGCCCGGTACGGTCCTGTCATCCAGCGAGGCGCACCCCAGCTGTGGGCCGTGTGCGAGCAATGGGTGGCCCGGCATTTTTCAGAGCAGACGCCGGGGACAGGCACGCCGGTGGAGCATTAGGACAGCGCCGCATGAAGGGCTGGCAGGAAGCCCGGCAGGCGGCGAACCTGCCGGGCCCTGCGCCCATGACCAGGAATTCGATCAGCGGCCGCGCGTCATCGATTCCAGCACACCGTCACGCCGTATCCAGCCATGGAACAACGCGGCGGCAAGATGCAGCAGCACCGTAGCAAAGAGCAGAAAGGCAAGATAGCGGTGCGCGCCACGCAGCCAGCTGAACAAGGCCGCGTTGGCGGGCGCAATGGCCGGCAATTGCCAGCCGCCCGCCATGACCGGATAGCCTCCGGCCGACACCATCGCCCAGCCGATGAGCGGCATCGCGAACATCAGCGCGTACAACAGGATGTGCGAGGCCAGCGCCGCCTGGCGCTGCCAGGCCGGAAGCGCGGCAGGCAAGGCCGGAACCCCTTTGTACAGCCGCGTGCCCAGGCGTATGCAAACCAGCGCCAGCAGCGCCACGCCCAGGGGTTTATGGATTTGCATCAACCACTGGTGCCGCTCGGATACCGAAGCCACCATGCCCACGCCGATGAACAGCATTGCGACAATGCCGATCGCCATCGTCCAATGCAGCAAGCGTGCAAACAGGCTGAACCTGGCCGGAGATCGTT contains the following coding sequences:
- a CDS encoding HD domain-containing protein; translated protein: MQPNTLEKQLSFLREIDRLKSVVRQSPLLDKSRKENSAEHSWHLAMYALILNEYACGSVNTDRVIRMLLLHDVVEIDVGDFPIHGGSSSQLQAEQESRAAARLFGLLPPQQGNEFLSLWQEFERAETEDAKFAKALDRFQPLLINIFTGGGTWAENGVSLEQVLARYGPVIQRGAPQLWAVCEQWVARHFSEQTPGTGTPVEH
- a CDS encoding cytochrome b yields the protein MSQPAYSVQRSPARFSLFARLLHWTMAIGIVAMLFIGVGMVASVSERHQWLMQIHKPLGVALLALVCIRLGTRLYKGVPALPAALPAWQRQAALASHILLYALMFAMPLIGWAMVSAGGYPVMAGGWQLPAIAPANAALFSWLRGAHRYLAFLLFATVLLHLAAALFHGWIRRDGVLESMTRGR